A DNA window from Phycisphaerales bacterium AB-hyl4 contains the following coding sequences:
- a CDS encoding UDP-N-acetylglucosamine 2-epimerase, which produces MGDNTRSIAICATRARIVEAASELLTDRASYDAMAEAVNPYGDGQAAERILDRIREHFAELVAGASNASP; this is translated from the coding sequence ATCGGCGACAACACCAGAAGCATCGCCATCTGCGCCACCCGGGCGCGGATCGTCGAAGCGGCAAGCGAACTGCTGACGGATCGCGCGAGCTATGACGCGATGGCCGAGGCGGTCAATCCCTACGGCGACGGCCAGGCGGCCGAGCGCATCCTGGACCGCATCCGCGAGCACTTCGCCGAGCTGGTAGCCGGCGCGAGCAACGCGTCGCCGTGA
- a CDS encoding type II toxin-antitoxin system HigB family toxin, which produces MRRIITQKRLRRYAKAYPQARASLEHWERVVLAAEWHNPADVKATFNDVDPVTVGSGNTVHVFNIQRNEHRLVAAIHFNTGQVYVLRLMTHKEYDRSPWKDEL; this is translated from the coding sequence ATGAGGCGGATCATTACGCAGAAACGCTTGCGGCGGTACGCCAAAGCCTACCCGCAGGCGCGCGCATCGCTGGAGCATTGGGAACGCGTCGTGCTGGCGGCGGAATGGCACAACCCGGCCGACGTGAAAGCAACCTTTAACGACGTGGACCCCGTGACCGTCGGCAGCGGCAACACCGTGCACGTGTTCAACATCCAGCGCAACGAGCACCGGCTTGTCGCGGCGATCCACTTCAACACCGGCCAGGTCTACGTGCTCCGGCTGATGACGCACAAGGAATACGACCGCAGCCCATGGAAGGATGAGTTATGA
- a CDS encoding type II toxin-antitoxin system HigA family antitoxin — translation MRTATPTHRDPLPKTFERLNAIHQLRPIKDDADYDNAVELVDRLAVLAKPTPDQADYLATLTELIARYDHDHYAADVPAASPIEALKYLMEQNDMSASAMGELLGNRSLGSKLLRGERQLSKTHIRILAERFKVNPALFL, via the coding sequence ATGAGAACCGCAACACCCACCCATCGTGATCCATTGCCGAAAACGTTCGAGCGGTTGAACGCGATACATCAGTTGCGTCCGATCAAGGATGATGCCGACTACGACAACGCTGTCGAACTGGTCGACCGCCTGGCGGTATTGGCCAAGCCCACGCCCGACCAAGCCGACTACCTCGCCACGCTTACCGAACTGATCGCCAGGTACGACCATGACCACTATGCGGCCGACGTGCCGGCGGCATCGCCGATCGAAGCGCTCAAGTACCTGATGGAACAGAACGACATGAGCGCGTCGGCCATGGGCGAGTTGCTGGGCAACCGTTCGCTGGGCTCGAAGCTGTTACGCGGCGAACGGCAGTTGAGCAAAACCCACATTCGCATTCTGGCGGAACGCTTCAAGGTGAATCCGGCGCTGTTCCTATAA
- a CDS encoding IS3 family transposase, which yields MAQADAQVGLLRTVPGVGPRLAETVVAMIDDPKRFGNAKQVGAYGSVADPQQPLRRRLRELATTRVAYGDRRLHILPRREGWQVNAKRVYRLYMEEGLVMRQKVPRRRVACQKREVRPTASRKNERWSMDFVSDQLFDDRRFRVLTLVDNHTRECLALHAAPRIRGIDVAQVVERVAAAHGTPEAIQVDNGPEFISRDLDLWAYCSQVKLDFSRPGKPTDNATIESFNARFRQECLNSHWFLSLADAREKIEAWREDYAQQRPHSSLGNMAPAVFAARHGPTAPAAPTPSAHAEVP from the coding sequence ATGGCCCAAGCCGATGCGCAGGTGGGTTTGCTGCGGACGGTTCCCGGTGTCGGCCCGCGTCTGGCTGAGACGGTGGTGGCAATGATCGACGATCCGAAACGGTTTGGCAACGCCAAGCAGGTGGGGGCGTATGGCAGCGTGGCCGATCCGCAGCAGCCGCTGCGTCGGCGACTGCGTGAGCTGGCGACGACGCGTGTGGCATATGGCGATCGTCGGCTGCACATTCTGCCTCGGCGGGAAGGTTGGCAGGTGAACGCCAAGCGGGTCTATCGACTGTACATGGAGGAGGGACTGGTGATGCGTCAGAAGGTGCCACGTCGTCGCGTGGCGTGTCAGAAGCGCGAGGTTCGGCCGACAGCGTCGCGGAAGAACGAGCGATGGTCGATGGACTTCGTGTCGGATCAGCTGTTCGACGATCGGCGGTTTCGGGTGCTGACGCTGGTCGACAACCACACGCGGGAATGCCTGGCATTGCATGCAGCACCGCGGATCCGGGGCATTGATGTGGCGCAGGTGGTCGAGCGGGTTGCGGCGGCGCATGGGACGCCCGAGGCGATTCAGGTCGACAATGGGCCGGAATTTATCTCGCGTGATCTGGACCTGTGGGCGTACTGCAGCCAGGTGAAGCTGGACTTCAGTCGGCCTGGCAAGCCGACGGACAACGCGACGATCGAGTCGTTCAACGCCCGCTTCCGCCAGGAATGCCTGAACAGCCACTGGTTCTTGAGCTTGGCCGATGCACGGGAGAAGATCGAAGCGTGGCGGGAGGATTACGCCCAGCAGCGGCCGCACAGTAGCCTGGGCAACATGGCCCCGGCGGTGTTCGCCGCTCGGCATGGGCCTACGGCTCCGGCTGCGCCTACGCCTTCGGCCCATGCCGAGGTACCATGA
- a CDS encoding helix-turn-helix transcriptional regulator, producing MGRPAQMWELTDQADRLFPSGYAELTLDLVQSMQHAFGARGMHKILAVRKQQQKQAYLERMKTRKSLAGRLSVLADIRTREGYMAEVLRNEDGSYDLIEKHCPICVVAKNCTDLCWNEWELFEEVLGDNVKIARTEHLVQGARR from the coding sequence ATGGGACGTCCGGCGCAGATGTGGGAGTTGACCGACCAGGCCGACAGGCTGTTCCCCTCCGGCTATGCGGAATTGACGCTCGACCTGGTGCAGTCGATGCAGCATGCGTTCGGGGCGCGGGGGATGCACAAAATTCTTGCGGTGCGGAAGCAGCAGCAGAAACAGGCCTACCTGGAGCGCATGAAAACGCGAAAGTCGCTAGCCGGCCGACTCAGTGTGCTGGCAGACATCCGCACACGTGAAGGCTACATGGCCGAGGTGCTGCGAAATGAAGACGGCTCATATGACTTGATTGAAAAGCACTGCCCTATCTGCGTGGTGGCGAAAAACTGCACCGATTTGTGCTGGAACGAGTGGGAGTTGTTCGAGGAAGTGCTCGGCGACAATGTCAAGATCGCCCGCACCGAGCATCTCGTTCAAGGCGCCCGCCGATGA